One genomic segment of Hordeum vulgare subsp. vulgare chromosome 2H, MorexV3_pseudomolecules_assembly, whole genome shotgun sequence includes these proteins:
- the LOC123430794 gene encoding uncharacterized protein LOC123430794 encodes MATAVAAVTSPDLFSFHASIAPLPAPLVDAEDGDGDFEFRIPAAVAALSAADELFSDGKLVPLLPLLNPTSTCSAPPCVEEPPSEPASPRAPRCAGRRWRDLLLLVTKKPKVGETKGRTEGALGRREAHSRPLLSRDSSSSSSASSCDSGKNARRPPPPSRPPLRTRSAPVASLLHLMSKKTASDCRNSAAAATPPKQRQQQQPCAHPLLTRASSSSSASSSDSGRNSRPPWHPRGPARPWRPAIAAESPRVSASGRVVFRGLERCSSTPAAAGVGSLRRPRPRGMERSYSTNVRVDPVINVFGFGHLFFPGSPAKEKKADTAGGGRRNRPEKLAMMLRDPQD; translated from the coding sequence ATGGCCACCGCCGTCGCCGCAGTGACCTCGCCGGATCTCTTCTCGTTCCACGCGTCCATCGCGCCCTTGCCGGCACCCCTGGTCGACGCTGAAGACGGCGATGGCGACTTCGAGTTCCGCATCCCCGCGGCGGTTGCCGCGCTCTCCGCCGCGGATGAGCTCTTCTCGGACGGAAAGCTCGTGCCTCTCCTCCCGCTGCTGAATCCCACCTCAACCTGCTCCGCTCCGCCGTGCGTGGAGGAGCCTCCCTCGGAGCCCGCGTCTCCCCGCGCGCCGCGGTGCGCTGGGCGGCGGTGGCgtgatctcctcctcctcgtgacaAAGAAGCCCAAAGTCGGCGAGACCAAGGGTCGCACGGAAGGAGCTCTGGGACGGCGGGAGGCGCATTCGCGGCCGCTCCTGTCGCgcgactcctcctcgtcctcgtcggcCTCCTCGTGCGACTCCGGCAAGAACGCGCGCcgcccgccgcccccgtcgcgcccACCCCTGCGGACGCGCTCCGCGCCGGTGGCGAGCCTCCTCCACCTCATGTCCAAGAAGACCGCCAGCGACTGCAGGAACAGCGCCGCCGCGGCCACGCCCCCgaagcagcggcagcagcagcagccgtgcGCGCACCCGCTCCTGACCcgggcctcctcgtcgtcgtcggccTCCTCCTCGGACTCCGGCAGGAACTCCCGCCCGCCGTGGCATCCGCGCGGCCCCGCGCGGCCATGGCGCCCCGCGATAGCCGCCGAGAGCCCGCGTGTCAGCGCGTCCGGCCGCGTGGTGTTCCGGGGTCTGGAGCGGTGCTCGAGCACGCCCGCCGCGGCGGGCGTCGGCAGCCTGCGGCGGCCGCGGCCGAGGGGCATGGAGCGGTCGTACTCGACCAATGTGCGCGTGGATCCGGTGATCAACGTGTTCGGGTTCGGGCACCTGTTCTTCCCAGGTTCGCCAGCCAAGGAGAAGAAGGCCGACACCGCCGGGGGCGGCCGGAGGAACAGGCCGGAGAAGCTGGCGATGATGCTGAGAGATCCGCAGGATTAG